GGAagtaggaagaaaaaggaagatcaaGAAAAAGGCACATGGGGACAATGAAAGAAGGGGAGTGGGCTGGAGAGAGATGCCTCTGAGGTAGCTACTGGTCTAAGATTATTTGGGCTGAGAACATGGAAGCGTAGATCTTTGGTAACATAACAGCTGGTCTGAGCCTAACAAATCAGGTCTTCCCTCTGTTTACTGGATGTACGCTCCATCCCATTGCCCACCTGGATTCATGACAATCTCCTACTCCTGGCGTGACCAAGTCATCCCGgtctgcctgggactctcccaGGTTCAACACTGAAGTTCCTTTGATCAGGAGATCctctcagtcctgggcaaactgggatgaTCGATGACCCTCTATACCACCATCACTATGGAAACTTAGGGAAGAACATCTTTTATGACTTTACCCAAGGGGGAAACTTTGCCAGGTGATCTTGACTTTGGGTGTCAGGACTGAGACCCtgaaggcagagccaggatgccAGGAAATGACCAGTTTCCTTGTTTGGTCTTCTGCGTGGATAGCACGTTTTCAGTGCATCCTGTCAGTAGCTAAATACAGGTGGTGGAGACCACGTGCAGGTGCCCTCGTGTTGGGACTGTCTGTATACTCTTGGCGAGGAAGCTCAGTCTAGGGCCAAGAGTAGCTGAGGGTCAGCAGACCTGGGTTTTAGTCTGGGCTCGTCCATTACATTGTGTGTGACCTTCAGTAGTTGGTTTCTCTCCCTTcaatctcctcatctataaaatgtggtgGTTTGTGTTGGATGTCACATCCGACTCCAGTATGAACAACACCTGCCTGTTTTCTCTCTAGAACAAAATGGAAGGGCTTCAGAAGGGTGGAGAAGACACCTGCACCAAAGGTAAGGCCTGGTGGAGCCCTTCACAACATGTGGGGCCATGAACTCAGTTCTTGGGCAGCAAACTTCCCACCTGTGGTGAAAGGTACGAGACTAGAGTCACCTAAAGATAAGGAAAATGCATTTTCCCCAAGAAATAGAACTTATTAGGCTATTTGCTGTCATGCTCTCCTTATTGAGGGCaagttttttttcagataaaacaCTGCCATCTTGTAAAACAGAGACCAGGCAGGGATGGGAGGAGTTGAAAGTATGGGACAAACAATTAATTTAGTGGTTGTAGGAAGCTCTGAGCATCAGAAAGCCTTCAGGATGGGAACTGAATAGGGAGAAAGTTCTGGAAAGGGTGGAAAATTCAGCATCCCAAAAAGAATGATCCTTAAAGACTTTGGCCAGCCGGGATGATTTTTTCCACCAATGCTGTGTGAGTTCCCTTTATTCTCTATGTAAGAATATTCACTCTGAGCCCAGCCCTGTGGTGGGAATAGAGAGTGCGATAGCCTAGTTGATCCAGGGATGCCATTTTCTCTGGGtctcttcctttttatcttttgttctcGTCCTCCTCAAAAGGCTCTTTTTGTCAGTTCAGGTTACTAAaacaaacaccacagactgggtggtaatcaacaaatatgtatttctcaCTGTTTTGGAGGCTAGGagatccaagatcaaggtgggTCGATTTGGTGTCTGGGCAGAACTCACTTCCTggttgctgtgtcctcacctggtatAGAGAGAGTGTTccagtctctttcttttcttaggaCACTAATTCCATCACAGAGTTCCATCCTCACGCCCTCATCTAGACCTCATCACCTCCCTAAGACCCGCCCTCCAGATACCATCACACTGAGGATTAGGGTTTCCTAATGAATTTGGGTGGGGGACCTATTCAGTCCACAGCAATTGCACATTAACATTTCATGTGCTCTGAcaggtggaggaagagagagcttCAGTCCAGGAGAATCTTCGCTGAGGATCATCCTGGTGGGCAAAACAGGCAGCGGGAAAAGTGCCACCGGGAACAGCATCCTCTGCCAGCAGGTGTTTGAGTCCAGGCTGGGGGCCCAGTCGGTGACCCAGAGGTGTCAGGGGGAGACCGGCACGTGGAACGGCAGGAGCGTCCTGGTGGTGGACACGCCCTCCATCTTTGAGGCCAGGGACCCGGACCGAGCGATGTACGAGAACATCGGGGACTGCTACCTGCTCTCGGCCCCGGGGCCACATGTGCTGCTGCTGGTGACCCAGCTGGGGCGCTTCACCGAGCAGGACGTGGTGGCCGTGACCAGGGCGAAGGAGGTCTTTGGGGCCAGAGCCCTGAGACACATGATCGTCCTCTTCACCCACAAGGAGGACTTAATGGAAGAATCCTTGGATGACTATGTGGCAAACACGGACAACCTCAGGCTCAGGGCGGTGATCCGGGAGTGCGGGCGGAGGTACTGCGCCTTCAACAACCGGGCCTCCGGGGACGAGCAGAGGGAGCAGCTGGCCCAGCTGATGGGCGTGGTCGAGGGGCTGGAGAGGGAGCACCAGGGCGCCTTCCTCAGCAACGACCTCTTCTCTGATGCACAGCTGCTGCAGCAGGGCGGGGGTGACGCCCGTGCAGAAGGTTACACGCGCTACCTGGCCAAGGTGCGGTCACAGGTTGCAAAGCAAACGCAAGACCTGAAAGAGGCCCAGAGAAACTGTGCCTTCAAGGCGTTCCTCCGAGTCAAAAGCTGGGTCGCTGTGCATGGCGAGCTTTGTGTTTGTGCTACTTGGTGCAGCTTACTTTTCATTCTCATTCTGCTTATCATCTGGTATAATCTTTAATTCTGTGTGTCATCCGTGTGTCATCTGTGTGTCAGAACCATTTCTCAAGCATCACCTCACGGTCTCATGGTTCTATTCAGAAATAAATTCTCTTGGTCTGCAGAGGACGTGGTTTGTCATCTCTGCAGATCCCATGGCCCCTCTTTCTTGTCGATTTCTGGCTTGGTTCATGCCTCCACCACTCCCTGGGTGAAGCCACGCACTTCAGAAGAAGATGACAGTGGCTCAGTTCCAGGGGTGCCTAGCTGGTCTGTATACAATCCCATGTTGTTTGCAGTGAGCAGCTCGGGTGTGGGCCTGAGACCCAATTCAGGCCAATGGGAAGTGAGTAAAaagcctgcagaggtggggccaGAAGGTCTCTCCTTGCCCAGGAGAGACCCCATAGAGAGAcagtctcttcttcctctggacaTGCTTGGATCTGAGTGTAATGCTTGAAATGACAGCAGCCATGCGGCTACCAGCCTGAGGCTGAAGGCAACACTTCAAAGCCAAGCGGAGTGATGAAATTAGCTTGAGCCCCTGAATCAATCAGCCCTGAAGCCTACCCTGTCTCTGGTTTTCCAATTATGTCAGCCAATTAAATTCCCTTATTGCTAAAGCTGTTGGAGTTTGGGGTCTATTTTACCTGCATTTGAAAACATTTGAACTAATAAAGAGTTCtccatatcctttaaaaaaaatccttaaatctATCAGAACTTCCCTGTTTTCATGCTTCCTAGGAGAAAGCGAATTGAGAATACATAaacaagtttctctttttttgttcctaGTATCAGGAAGGACCTCCCTCTACAACTAAAGTTCCTGCTTAGAGCAGACATTCACTGAatcctgaagaaaatgaaaaatccctAGAGTTGGATTGCTTTGAAAACGAcaaagggagggggcagaggaaaTGGAATGGCCCCTGGGAGGGTCTCTTCCGCGCTTCCTTTACCCTTTGAGTGAGAAACAGAGCTCATGTTTGAACACTTTCCAAGGAGCTACTTTGGGGAACATTCGTGTGTGAGTGAAGTTTGAGCAaaactctttctccttctctaccGTAAGATATCCTTGGGTTaaccctccagctttattctccTTGGAAATCAACAAAGGTGTAATGCCCTCTGGATTACTGGACAATGCCGCTCCTGGGGAGAGATGCTTTCTTGGTGCAGGGAGACCTGGGAATGGACCATCTACACACCATCCTCCTGCAGCCCTGCTCCCTAATACTTTCTTGGGCCGAGTTTCTGCCTGGTCCGGATGCTTTCCCTGGAGGGAGGATGAGACAGCCCAGCCCAGAGGGCTTCAAGGCTGGCACGTCCAGATCCAAAGTCTTTGCTTTCCTCTCCGCAGCCCAGTCTCCCTCTGAGGGTCCGAGGCAGTGCAGGGAGCCACTGTCGCAGGGTGGCCAAGATGGAAATCTGGCTCCCTCCCAGACCTTGCTGCTGGTGCCCGCACTGTGCCAGTTCCACCCCGTCAGTGTCTCCCCTCCaagtcctctcctctccttccccacgcCTCGTGTTATAGCTCAGACCCTGATGGTGGAGATGGAATTCTTTTCTTCTGAATGTTATCCTTTGTTCCCAGACTCACACTTATTTAGTCGGCCACACTGCTGCAGCGTGATCTTCCTAAAACTCCTAACTTGCTTAAAAGCCTCCGGGAGATAGCCCTTGAACCCTGGGGACGATGCCCAGGGCCCCGGCCAGCCCAGTCCCTCCCTGCACCCCTCCTTCAGTGATTCTCATTCCCTCCCTTGATCGTGGGCTCTCTCTGCCCGAAGCGAGTCCCAGGAGGGGCCAGCACGCTCCCAgatgccccagccccaccctggctAGGGCgcctctgtcccccacccctccGCCCTGAGCCCACGCTCTCCTTCTGGCTGACACCCCACTGCCAGACAAATTTCTCTCACACCTGGTTTTACATGCCTTCCTCCTCTACCGTGCAGCTGCTTTTGTGGAGCGGGGACCTCACCTTATTTCTCTTATGTTCCTGATGCTGAGCAGAGAGCAGTACTCAGTACTCACACACGTGTCAGTAGACCGGGGACTGCATGAAGTCCAGGAAGGGAAAGGCCAAGTTAGGTCGGACAGTTTGGGAAAACTGCAGTGAGGAGGGGTCCTTGGTCTGAGGACTCAGAGTTCCTTGGGGTTTTGAGGGTTTGAGGAGGTCATGTACATAACACTGCTTGCACAGGATCAGAATCAGTGATGGGGGAGCACGGTGGAGGTCACATACATCTTTATCACCCGTGGAGGTTTGGAGAACGATGCTTGGGCATCACGGTGAGTTCCTGAGACTCACTCCAGAATTCATCACTTACCCATCCAGTCACAGGCTGCCGGGGAGGACTGCGGGTCTCCCCTACAGGGTACGAAGGAGCGGGAGTGGGGTGGGGCAGCTAtccaaaagaaggagaaaatggggaGGGGCCACCCAGGGCCCTTCTCATCTGATTTCTTGTTTCCACTGacttcctgcctctgctcagaCTTCACCCCAATGTCCGCCCTCTTCTCTTTACTACTGTTGAAATGTGCAGCGCCACCCATTCCCCAGGTTTCTACAGATTTCACACATGATTGTGCTGACTTTGGGGTTCAAGATGTTCCCCGACAAGGCAGCTCAACCCACGATGGAAGACTTCCTCTAAGATGGGGTTGGCAAACCACAGCCTGCAGACCAGAgccagcctgctgcctgttttgtaTAACCTGTGAGCTAAAAAGGGGCTTTTACACTTTTTGAAggctaaagaaatcaaaagaagcaTAATGTTTCACATATGAAAGGGACACGAAATTCACATCTCATAAAGTTGTTTAGGAATGCAGCCTTGCCTGTCACTTCCATCTTGTCCATGGGGAGGAGAGCTGAGTGACTGCAAAGGGGACCAGAGAGTCGCTAAGCCTAAAATACTACACTCACCATCCGGCCCTTGCCAAGCCCTGCTCTAAGAAATTCCAGTTCCTTAATTTCCCAGCCACTGACCTGCAGAGAcgcccttcctctccttcccccctcaCCCTTAGgccccttctcctttctcccctaGCCTCTTCATGCCCCagagaccccccccaccccagaacatCCTCAACTTTCTCTCTTgtggggtgctttttttttttttttaacaatctatGAGGAAGTCAGAGTATGTTTCTGAATAAAATAAGCAATTCCGCTATGAGCTTTTAATATAACATGTTTCCCTCCCCAACAGCAAGACTGTGAAAAGTAGGTCCCAGAGGTGAGATGCTCACACGGCATCACCGTCCACTCATTTTCCTTCCTGCAAGCTCCCCAATATTTCATGACGGTATCCAGTTAGTTTATGATTTACTGTCACcatttttaacaaaacaaaaaggggaaatattttttcctttggattttatttacCTAAAAAGCAACTAAAGAAAATGGATGGCATGTCTGATGCAAGGAAGGGAAGTTGAAAGTGAAATTGCgtaaaaagcaaataaagtttCTTATCAACAGAGACAGAGGTGCTGACTCTGAAAAAATGGAAGCTGATGGCAGGTATCATCTGAAAATGCTCAGAGTTCATGAGTAATATGCAGGATGATTAAAATGGCAAGAAAAATCAAAACGCATATAAGAACCACAAATATTCTGATATGAAAAATAATCCAGTTTTTGACTCGGAGGAGCACCTTGAAGGCACAGTTTCTCTGGGCCTCTTTCAGGTCTTGCGTTTGCTTTGCAACCTGTGACCGCACCTTGGCCAGGTAGCGCGTGTAACCTTCTGCACGGGCGTCACCCCCGCCCTGCTGCAGCAGCTGTGCATCAAAGAAGAGGTCGTTGCTGAGGAAGGCGCCCTGGTGCTCCCTCTCCAGTCCCTCGACCACGGCCATCAGCTTGGCCAGCTGCTCCCTCTGCTCGTCCCCGGAGGCCCGGTTGTTGAAGGCGCAGTACCTCCGCCCGCACTCCCGGATCACCGCCCTAAGCCTGAGGTTGTCCGTGTTTGCTACATAGTCATCCAAGGATTCTTCCATTAAGTCCTCCTTGTGGGTGAAGAGGACGATCATGTGTCTCAGGGCTCTGGCCCCAAAGACCTCCTTCACCCTGGTCACGGCCACCACGTCCTGCTCGGTGAAGCGCCCCAGCTGGGTCACCAGTAGCAGCACATGTGGCCCCGGGGCCGAGAGCAGGTAGCAGTCCCCGATGTTCTCGTACATCGCTCGGTCCGGGTCCCTGGCCTCAAAGATGGAGGGCGTGTCCACCACCAGGACGCTCCTGCCGTTCCACGTGCCGGTCTCCCCCTGACACCTCTGGGTCACCGACTGGGCCCCCAGCCTGGACTCAAACACCTGCTGGCAGAGGATGCTGTTCCCGGTGGCACTTTTCCCGCTGCCTGTTTTGCCCACCAGGATGATCCTCAGTGAGGACGAGGCTGCAGACCACTTGTGTTCTATCTCGcctataaaaagaattattttttcgTGTTTCAGTaagttagtgatttttttaaaaatttattttatcttgacgtatagttgattaacaatgttgtggttagtttcgggtgtacagcaaaatgattcagttatatatatacatgtatctattcttttcaaatccttttccatTTAGGTGATttcagaatattgagcagagttccctgtgctgtacactaggTCTTTATTGGTAAAGTTAATGATTCTTAAGATTTTTAGGTCACGGACCTTTCATAGTATTTCATGAAAGCTATGGACCTCTCTCCCTGCCACATGGTGATGtttaaatacatacaaatgtTTGCCTACAACTTTAGGTGACTCTTGAATGGTAGGAAGCCTACATTGGGAGCCCAAGCTTGGACCCATAGCCAAGAGTAAGAACTGCTACGCCATGGAGGATGCTCCAAGGACTTCATCAGGACCAGGGAAAATATAgcttttctgaaagaaaagtGGTCCCTGTGATTTTCCAGGGATGGTGCTTAGGCCAGGTTCATGCTGAATAAAGTGAGATTATAAAGAGGCAGAGGATGAGAagtcacaaatgagaaaatattattccttctttttcacCCACCACTTCCCAGGCACACAGACTGCTCGTCACATTCATCTGAACCTTGGGGGTGAAGGAAGCCTCAGACGTCAGAGCGCCAGGGACCTCCCATTGAGGACCAGCTGAATGTCCCTGGGTTTCTGCTTTCTGGGTGGGGAGTTGGATGTTGGAAAGTGAGCCTGCAGAAGGCTTGTTGTTAATGTCCAGGACAGAGTCTGACAGATGACCCTGGATCGCTGGCTGAAGAAGAGATGATAAGAGCATTGGAAACACGTGTGTTGGAAAGATCATCGATTTGGCTGATAGAATTATAGGAAATCATAACCAAAGTGGTGTTGGTGAGGGTGACACTGTGCCAAGAGCTAACACCTTCAAGGGATGAAGAGAGTGAGAATCCAAGGATTTCTTATGAGCCCAAATGAATCAAGTTCATTATAGGCTCCTAAAATCTGTTATTTCATGCCTTTTACTCTGTGTTGGTTCTTCCTTTCCTTAagtattctggatttttttttttgaagcaaacACGATTACTAAATCCTCATGGGGAACTTTCCCTCTTTTCAGCCGAGCACAGGCAGGGAAAGATATCATTTTCCCAATTTGGTTCCAGATCCCCTGACTTCTGACTTGAAGTTTCGTTTCCACATTTTGCATACATCACCGCACGGGGGGAGCTTCACACGCGGGTGTGCGTGAGGTGTGGTGATGGCAGGGAAGGTAAAGAACATGATGGCCGCCTTTTTCCTCTGTTGTTGGGAATAACTGGGTTTCTTTTCTGTCACTGTGTTTGcggtgagggagaggaggagagaaaacagtGACTCCTCCCTGGTGCCTAGAGCTCTTGAGAATTTGGAGGCTTTCTTACCTTCGGCCATACTCCCGTATCTGCTCCTCTGAAGCCCTTCCATTCTCTTCtggaataaaaaaaggaaaggaatgaaaagcaaGTGTCCGTATGGGAGCTGGTAAGGCCTGAGAACACCTCCAATTCAGACAGCCGAGAATAATGAGCCTTACGTGAGCCGTTTCCATTGCTAATTTTCTAACCTCAGATGTCCATCTATAACTCTAAGCAAGCCAGGTGATGCTAGGTTGTGTCAACACAATGAACTCTTGCTGTCTCCTCATCTTACAGGAGAGCAAGAAATGCTTGAAAACAAATCAGTTGACTATCTCCCTTCAACTTGACAAGGCATGAAATAAAGCCCGCCTTCTTCTATGGAATGAGAAGcaggatttttattattattattattattattattggaatCAAAATAAGCAAACTTGCTAGACTAGAAAAACTGCTTTGCTGTAAATGACATGGGTTTGTTTGAAGTACTGGGCGTTTCCAGTCCCAGAAACCCTTTGTATCAGATGGCTATCCCAGCGGCAAAGAGGAAAGTACAATGCACCTTCCAATGGGAGTGTGGAACTGGGGGTCCAGGGCTCCTTTGAGGACTGACAGGAGAGGAAGACGTGGAGGAGGCTGAGCACGGCCACCGACCTCCCTCCCCTCCGAGCAGCTGGTGGAGAGAAGCTGGCGCCGTGACTGAGGGACAGAATCCACATTCGGGACACACTCAAGATATGTTCATTCCTGCTCAGTTTTAAAGCAGATGTCTTTCCTCGTGAGCCTCCCAataaccacttaaaaaaaatcccagtagATATAACCAGAAATTGGCAAAGCTATGGGGATAAATGTTTCATTCAGATGAGGCATAATATTGTGTCATTCCTCTTGGTGCTAGAAAAGCGTAAGGAAGGTGCATTAGAAAAGCCAAGCATGCAACATGCAACTATAATGAAGATGAACTCTTTGagactgtattttatttactCGGTTTTAAAGATTATGCAGTTATGAAACAAACACCTTAAGGggagacacacacagagtaatGAAACAAACGCCCACCATTTGCAATGAACAAATCTAAGTATTTTGGCATTTTTACTTCTGCTGTTCGGTTTGCttaaaaaagttaagaaacatCACACATAtagtgccatttatttattttagactcTGCCACTCCGCCCCGTCTcattctccctcttcccttcagAGGCAGCCAGTATTCTGAGGTGTTTATATATCTTTCACATTTGCGTGTTTACAC
The window above is part of the Hippopotamus amphibius kiboko isolate mHipAmp2 chromosome 4, mHipAmp2.hap2, whole genome shotgun sequence genome. Proteins encoded here:
- the LOC130852152 gene encoding GTPase IMAP family member 5-like, coding for MEGLQKGGEDTCTKGGGRESFSPGESSLRIILVGKTGSGKSATGNSILCQQVFESRLGAQSVTQRCQGETGTWNGRSVLVVDTPSIFEARDPDRAMYENIGDCYLLSAPGPHVLLLVTQLGRFTEQDVVAVTRAKEVFGARALRHMIVLFTHKEDLMEESLDDYVANTDNLRLRAVIRECGRRYCAFNNRASGDEQREQLAQLMGVVEGLEREHQGAFLSNDLFSDAQLLQQGGGDARAEGYTRYLAKVRSQVAKQTQDLKEAQRNCAFKAFLRVKSWVAVHGELCVCATWCSLLFILILLIIWYNL